The Staphylococcus carnosus genome has a segment encoding these proteins:
- the menC gene encoding o-succinylbenzoate synthase: MRFKTINFYIFEAPFKNPIKTPKVEMDTRKVLIAELIDQEGCSYFGECNAFETDWYDKETITSVHNALKSWFDEEVLGKDIDDFNAAQTILDKISTQPAARSTAAMALYQAFYNLESFSVEYGATASGLSDKQFEVLQKTEPKRVKLKWSDNVVDDLKKLQRLQSSPLLALDANESLDQDDISILQGIKSSFDIIYIEEPFRHLNSLKHVEKETIPPVALDEKAVDIASILRYIEAYNVDIVILKPFRLGGIDRMLEAIKILQQRSIKVVIGGMYEYGLSRYFTAYLSRLGDYPGDITPYGYYFAEEFTEKNGILNKGHIEFVPPVINKNQLKRY, encoded by the coding sequence ATGAGATTTAAAACGATAAATTTTTATATTTTTGAAGCGCCTTTTAAAAATCCTATTAAAACACCTAAGGTTGAAATGGATACGCGAAAGGTGTTAATCGCTGAATTGATTGATCAAGAAGGCTGCAGTTACTTTGGTGAATGCAATGCCTTTGAAACAGATTGGTACGATAAAGAAACGATAACATCTGTGCATAACGCATTGAAATCCTGGTTTGATGAAGAAGTATTGGGTAAAGATATTGATGATTTTAATGCAGCCCAAACAATTTTAGATAAAATATCAACGCAACCAGCTGCAAGAAGTACTGCAGCTATGGCTCTCTATCAAGCATTTTATAATTTGGAATCATTTTCTGTTGAATATGGTGCGACAGCAAGTGGATTATCTGATAAACAGTTCGAAGTACTACAAAAAACAGAACCCAAAAGGGTTAAGTTGAAATGGTCAGATAATGTAGTTGATGATTTAAAAAAGCTACAGCGATTGCAATCATCTCCACTTCTGGCATTAGATGCTAACGAATCACTGGATCAAGATGATATTTCAATATTGCAAGGAATCAAAAGCAGTTTTGATATTATATACATTGAAGAACCTTTTAGACACTTAAATAGTTTGAAACATGTAGAAAAAGAGACGATTCCGCCTGTAGCACTAGATGAAAAAGCTGTAGATATAGCATCAATTCTTCGATATATTGAAGCGTACAATGTCGATATCGTTATATTAAAGCCATTTCGCCTAGGTGGTATAGATCGTATGTTGGAAGCTATTAAAATATTACAGCAGAGAAGTATTAAAGTAGTTATAGGAGGTATGTATGAATATGGACTCAGTCGTTATTTCACAGCGTACCTTAGTCGATTAGGTGATTATCCTGGTGATATTACGCCATATGGTTACTATTTTGCAGAAGAGTTTACAGAAAAGAACGGTATATTAAACAAGGGACACATTGAATTTGTGCCCCCAGTAATCAACAAAAATCAGTTGAAACGTTATTAA